The following are encoded together in the Gemmatimonadota bacterium genome:
- a CDS encoding penicillin-binding protein activator LpoB, with protein MTASRALARPASVLLSAALVAAAAPACGKRVSRIDPASVTDLSGRWNDTDSRLVANRLIEQSLSAAWAQRYTEAHGGQAPAVIVGRFRNRTLEHIPVGTFVADLERAFVNSGAVRVVAGGGEREELRAEREDQQEHARAESRARLGQELGARYMLQGELQAIEDQEGREKIVYYQVDATLVDLETNLKVWAGQHKIKKYIERKRFGL; from the coding sequence ATGACTGCCTCGCGCGCGCTGGCGCGCCCCGCTTCCGTACTCCTGAGCGCCGCCCTGGTCGCGGCCGCCGCGCCGGCCTGCGGGAAGCGGGTCTCCCGCATCGACCCGGCCTCCGTTACCGACCTCTCCGGCCGCTGGAACGATACCGACTCGCGGCTGGTGGCGAACCGGCTGATCGAGCAAAGCCTGAGCGCCGCCTGGGCGCAGCGCTACACCGAGGCGCACGGCGGCCAGGCGCCCGCGGTGATCGTGGGCCGATTCCGCAACCGCACGCTCGAGCACATCCCGGTGGGCACCTTCGTGGCCGACCTCGAGCGCGCGTTCGTGAACTCGGGCGCGGTGCGCGTGGTAGCGGGCGGCGGCGAGCGCGAGGAGCTGCGCGCGGAGCGGGAGGACCAGCAGGAGCACGCCCGGGCCGAGAGCCGGGCGCGCCTCGGCCAGGAGCTGGGCGCGCGCTACATGCTGCAGGGCGAGCTCCAGGCCATCGAGGACCAGGAGGGGCGCGAGAAGATCGTGTACTACCAGGTCGACGCCACGCTGGTGGACCTGGAAACGAACCTCAAGGTGTGGGCAGGGCAGCACAAGATCAAGAAGTACATCGAGCGCAAGCGCTTCGGGTTGTGA
- the ruvB gene encoding Holliday junction branch migration DNA helicase RuvB, which yields MRAEITTPEVLSEESVVELSLRPQRLAEFIGQPKVKDSLRIAIDAALARREPLDHTLFHGPPGLGKTTLAMLMARELGVNIKTTSGPVLEKPGDLVGILTNLREGDVLLIDEIHRLRPVIEEFLYPAMEDYRIEIRLSEGPRAQTIAMPVERFTLVGATTRFGLLTPPMRARFGIVQRLGYYPTEELVIIVERSAEILLVECTREGAAEIAKRARGTPRVANRLLRRVRDYAQVRADGVITLEVADGALQMLDVDEYGLDEMDGRILKTLIEHFDGGPAGLNTLAVAVGEDAGTLEEVYEPFLIQNGFLMRTPRGRMATPRAFRRFGYTLPPSRSEVQPGLFEA from the coding sequence ATGAGGGCCGAGATCACGACCCCCGAGGTGTTGAGCGAGGAGAGCGTCGTCGAGCTGTCGCTCCGGCCGCAGCGGCTGGCCGAGTTCATTGGCCAGCCCAAGGTGAAGGACAGCCTGCGCATCGCGATTGACGCCGCCCTGGCCCGCCGCGAGCCACTGGACCACACGCTGTTCCACGGGCCGCCCGGTCTGGGCAAGACCACGCTCGCCATGCTCATGGCCCGGGAGCTGGGCGTGAACATCAAGACCACGTCCGGCCCGGTGCTCGAGAAGCCCGGCGACCTGGTCGGCATCCTCACCAACCTGCGCGAAGGCGACGTCCTCCTTATTGACGAGATCCACCGGCTGCGCCCCGTCATCGAGGAGTTCCTCTACCCGGCCATGGAGGACTACCGCATCGAGATCCGGCTGTCGGAGGGACCGCGCGCCCAGACCATTGCCATGCCCGTCGAGCGCTTCACGTTGGTGGGCGCGACCACGCGCTTCGGCCTGCTCACCCCGCCCATGCGCGCCCGCTTCGGCATTGTCCAGCGGCTGGGCTACTATCCCACCGAAGAGCTGGTCATCATTGTCGAGCGCAGTGCCGAGATCCTGCTGGTCGAGTGCACGCGCGAGGGCGCGGCCGAGATCGCCAAGCGGGCACGCGGCACGCCCCGCGTCGCCAACCGGCTGCTGCGCCGGGTGCGCGACTACGCCCAGGTCCGCGCCGATGGCGTGATCACCCTCGAGGTCGCGGACGGCGCATTGCAGATGCTGGATGTGGATGAGTACGGGCTGGACGAGATGGATGGCCGCATCCTCAAGACTCTGATCGAGCACTTCGATGGCGGACCCGCCGGGCTCAACACCCTGGCCGTCGCGGTAGGCGAGGACGCGGGCACGCTCGAGGAGGTGTACGAGCCGTTCCTCATCCAGAACGGCTTTCTCATGCGCACGCCGCGCGGCCGCATGGCTACGCCCA